A portion of the Mesobacillus sp. AQ2 genome contains these proteins:
- a CDS encoding F510_1955 family glycosylhydrolase: MMDRNRLMSAAIVLMALVLTGCADREDNQAKQEQQEQQKQEQQKQAENQPRMEGNITSDIPAEKFIRKAAEQKVDHVHGIGYPGNDEGLYVASHNGLKMFIKGEWLETAGQNHDYMGFQATQDGFFASGHPEKGSNLNDPLGLIKSTDKGRTLEKIAFYGESDFHFLSAGYHNSSLYLINEEPNFSMERGVYLSRDHGGSWEQIDMAGMEAKTLGMIAVHPENGGIFAMATREGVFITDDFGKNMKKAGDFEMVTAAAFSKESLLISPVQDQKIKMFKLDLQQEGAAEELPIPQLKEDNPITYIAADPRQDGRIAFITILNDLYESEDGGQTWKRLLVNGKIEK; the protein is encoded by the coding sequence ATGATGGATAGAAACAGGCTAATGTCCGCAGCAATTGTCTTAATGGCACTGGTTTTGACAGGCTGTGCGGACCGGGAGGATAATCAGGCAAAGCAGGAACAACAAGAACAACAGAAACAAGAACAGCAGAAACAAGCTGAAAACCAGCCAAGGATGGAGGGGAACATAACCAGCGATATTCCAGCAGAAAAGTTCATCAGAAAAGCAGCGGAGCAAAAAGTAGACCACGTACATGGAATTGGATATCCAGGTAATGATGAGGGCCTCTATGTTGCATCGCATAATGGCCTGAAAATGTTTATAAAGGGAGAGTGGCTGGAAACTGCCGGACAAAACCATGACTATATGGGTTTTCAGGCAACCCAGGATGGCTTTTTTGCAAGTGGCCATCCCGAAAAAGGGTCAAATTTGAATGATCCTCTGGGCCTTATAAAAAGCACAGATAAGGGCAGGACACTTGAGAAAATCGCTTTTTACGGTGAAAGTGATTTCCACTTCCTTTCCGCTGGCTACCACAATAGCAGCCTGTATTTAATCAATGAAGAACCCAATTTCAGCATGGAAAGAGGCGTCTATTTATCCAGGGACCATGGCGGAAGCTGGGAGCAAATTGACATGGCAGGGATGGAGGCAAAAACACTTGGTATGATTGCGGTTCATCCGGAAAATGGAGGAATATTCGCAATGGCAACAAGGGAAGGTGTCTTCATCACAGATGATTTTGGGAAGAACATGAAGAAAGCAGGAGATTTCGAGATGGTGACAGCAGCGGCATTCTCTAAAGAATCACTGCTTATTTCCCCGGTTCAGGATCAAAAAATCAAAATGTTCAAGCTGGATCTCCAGCAGGAAGGGGCAGCAGAAGAGCTTCCGATTCCGCAACTTAAGGAAGATAATCCGATTACATATATAGCCGCTGACCCTCGGCAGGACGGAAGAATAGCCTTCATCACCATCCTGAATGACCTTTATGAATCAGAGGATGGCGGCCAGACATGGAAGCGGCTTTTGGTGAACGGGAAGATTGAAAAATAA
- a CDS encoding VTT domain-containing protein — translation MALLDTLSGQPVWIAVLISLTVSITISIMGVVPSAFVTAANILYFGFSGGLVLSIIGEAAGAIISFFLYRRGVKKLAQKINGTTKPIKGLDRLKGTAGTEAFVLVILLRLFPFAPSGLVTLAASYSKMGAPAFMVSSTIGKIPALFIEAYSVHTLLGWKTEYQLSMAVFAVVAGVCYYYWTNRKRNRRM, via the coding sequence ATGGCATTATTAGATACTCTATCTGGACAGCCTGTCTGGATCGCAGTTTTGATCAGTCTGACGGTCAGTATCACAATTTCAATAATGGGGGTGGTCCCGAGCGCATTTGTGACGGCTGCTAATATTCTTTATTTTGGCTTTAGTGGCGGTCTTGTTCTTTCGATCATTGGGGAAGCCGCCGGGGCGATCATCAGCTTTTTTCTTTATCGAAGAGGGGTAAAAAAACTGGCGCAGAAAATCAACGGCACCACCAAACCAATAAAAGGATTGGATCGGCTTAAAGGCACTGCCGGCACAGAGGCATTTGTCCTGGTGATTCTATTGCGGCTTTTCCCATTCGCGCCTTCAGGACTGGTGACGCTTGCTGCTTCTTACAGCAAAATGGGCGCACCTGCATTCATGGTATCAAGTACGATTGGCAAAATCCCTGCACTCTTCATTGAGGCATATTCGGTGCACACCTTGCTGGGCTGGAAAACAGAGTACCAGCTGTCAATGGCGGTCTTTGCGGTTGTGGCGGGTGTCTGCTACTATTATTGGACAAACAGGAAAAGAAATCGGAGGATGTAG
- a CDS encoding Ger(x)C family spore germination protein has protein sequence MKIHSIIIKVAILSAITLSLAGCWDHKELDDKAYVIGIGLDKHKAEGKVRVTYLIANPEVGSQQTAGGANEPPQEIVTLVADDFISSRNTANTVVAKEISYDLLQVLIVSEELARDPDFIRVIYSATKDREIKRSAQLLVTREDAADFIKFNQPRIETRPHKFLELMIERGQETGMIPEADLNSFFRVTESDADLFLAIYATTKKVEKDEMETTDDDLMAGEIQVKGTTNNAQFMGSAVFKEGMMIGKITGEETRISSLLDNTWTTEDILTAVQDPFDERYKLSLRISQKKSNKFKLITGNGRPTIEIEVPLFIEVYSDPSMTNYAKNRDKVKKLKKSLTAAIGKNFTDFIVYSQEELKGDTFDLSIPMRKEFATLREFREFDWMHTYPDAAVKVNVSIRFGEFGRQTKLPDLEEVRD, from the coding sequence ATGAAAATTCACTCTATAATCATTAAAGTGGCAATCCTCTCGGCTATCACTTTGAGCCTGGCGGGATGCTGGGATCACAAGGAACTGGATGATAAGGCATATGTCATTGGTATAGGACTTGATAAGCATAAAGCAGAAGGAAAGGTTAGAGTCACATACCTGATTGCAAATCCGGAGGTGGGTTCCCAGCAGACTGCTGGCGGAGCGAATGAGCCGCCGCAGGAAATTGTGACTTTGGTTGCTGATGATTTTATTTCATCGCGCAATACAGCCAATACTGTGGTGGCGAAGGAAATATCCTATGACCTGCTTCAGGTGCTTATCGTTTCAGAAGAATTAGCCAGAGACCCGGATTTTATCAGGGTCATCTACAGTGCAACTAAGGATCGGGAAATTAAGCGAAGCGCGCAATTATTAGTCACCCGGGAGGATGCGGCAGACTTCATCAAATTTAATCAACCAAGAATTGAAACCAGGCCGCATAAATTTTTAGAACTGATGATCGAAAGAGGGCAGGAGACTGGCATGATTCCCGAAGCAGACTTGAATAGTTTTTTCCGGGTCACTGAAAGCGATGCCGATTTATTTCTGGCGATATACGCTACCACCAAAAAAGTGGAAAAAGATGAAATGGAAACGACCGATGATGACCTCATGGCGGGTGAGATTCAAGTAAAAGGCACGACAAATAATGCCCAGTTCATGGGATCTGCTGTATTCAAAGAAGGAATGATGATTGGCAAAATAACCGGGGAAGAGACAAGGATATCAAGTCTATTAGACAATACCTGGACTACCGAGGATATCCTGACCGCAGTCCAAGACCCTTTTGATGAGCGATATAAGCTGAGCTTAAGAATTTCTCAAAAAAAAAGCAATAAATTTAAGCTGATTACCGGAAATGGCCGGCCAACCATTGAAATTGAGGTTCCTTTATTTATAGAAGTATACAGCGACCCAAGCATGACCAATTACGCAAAGAACCGTGACAAGGTCAAGAAGCTTAAAAAATCTCTTACGGCTGCAATAGGAAAAAACTTCACCGATTTTATAGTCTATAGTCAGGAAGAATTAAAAGGAGATACATTCGATTTATCCATACCGATGAGGAAGGAGTTTGCCACCCTCCGGGAATTCCGTGAATTTGACTGGATGCACACCTATCCTGATGCAGCAGTTAAGGTGAATGTCTCCATTCGATTTGGTGAATTTGGACGCCAGACGAAGCTGCCTGACCTTGAAGAAGTGAGGGATTAG
- a CDS encoding endospore germination permease encodes MKQDKGKIGIKEYFAIISLTIGAKLSDDTPAIIYENAKNAGWIATLLIGLLSLLPILFLIKVYSAHKGKNLHEILLHLFGKFLGNILSLLLIIGGTAAVIADSGTYVDIIGTMYFTKTPAVILYIILMVICAYGAKRGIEQIGAVSWLLLPYIKITLFIALIFTFREGTLGYLFPLWGEGPLEVAKSSVKNVSIFVDFFFLALIMPVVTSYKEMKKGTLIGLGFLTVEMSLALVAFVVLFDYTTAEMLNYPFHETIRYIQIGFLANVETLFFPFWLVATFIRFSFYLYLIAIFLGGVLKINEFEYLIPLIATIILLMGLLPDAPSITLYSLREKVLVVLSPAFMMMPPLMWVVAKIRGDFKNENSLYNH; translated from the coding sequence ATGAAACAGGATAAGGGGAAAATTGGCATAAAAGAATATTTCGCTATTATCTCGTTGACCATTGGAGCGAAGTTGAGTGATGACACCCCTGCGATTATTTATGAAAATGCCAAAAATGCCGGCTGGATAGCAACGTTGCTGATTGGCCTTCTTTCACTTCTGCCGATCCTTTTTTTAATAAAAGTGTATTCAGCTCATAAAGGTAAAAACCTGCATGAAATTTTATTGCACCTTTTTGGGAAATTTTTAGGGAATATACTATCTCTTCTGTTGATAATTGGCGGGACAGCAGCAGTGATTGCAGACTCAGGTACCTACGTCGACATAATTGGCACGATGTATTTCACGAAAACACCAGCAGTCATTCTTTATATCATTTTAATGGTTATTTGCGCTTATGGAGCAAAGAGGGGCATAGAACAGATAGGCGCTGTATCCTGGCTTTTGCTGCCATACATCAAGATTACCTTGTTCATCGCCCTGATTTTTACTTTTCGCGAAGGAACACTAGGTTATCTTTTCCCTTTGTGGGGTGAAGGGCCGCTCGAAGTTGCAAAATCTTCCGTGAAAAATGTCTCAATATTTGTTGATTTTTTCTTTCTTGCCCTTATTATGCCTGTCGTGACTTCATATAAGGAAATGAAAAAAGGCACACTCATTGGTCTGGGTTTTTTAACAGTAGAAATGAGCCTGGCGCTTGTTGCCTTTGTCGTTTTATTTGATTATACTACTGCAGAAATGCTGAACTATCCTTTCCATGAAACAATCAGATATATTCAAATAGGATTCTTGGCCAACGTAGAAACCTTATTTTTTCCCTTTTGGCTGGTCGCGACTTTTATCCGTTTTTCGTTTTATCTATACCTAATCGCCATATTCCTGGGAGGCGTTCTTAAAATTAATGAGTTTGAATATCTCATTCCTTTGATCGCAACCATCATCTTGCTGATGGGATTGTTACCTGATGCCCCATCGATCACCCTCTACTCGCTGAGGGAAAAAGTACTTGTCGTCTTGAGTCCTGCTTTTATGATGATGCCGCCATTAATGTGGGTAGTGGCGAAAATTCGGGGGGATTTTAAGAATGAAAATTCACTCTATAATCATTAA
- a CDS encoding spore germination protein: MLKEMLRLFKKQQKQPPRSAEKLVGEQSALKDQKFSGRLEDNLSVIRKLYSIPDNKDVKLREMYLEGFGKNAALIFISTISDVKSIEENILKPLAENTSANKKVKDVVSIQMVHEINVFKDAVKDLNKGNALLILDGEAWGYVLDCPDFQSRAIEKPDSEILIKGPKEAFNEKVVVNISLLRKKIKNENLIVEAVEVSQRSHNDVYIVYIRGLANEKLVDNIKERLGSLQVNAIQNLSLLEEYIEERNYSLFPSLLSTERPDRAASFLEDGYIVLLMDNSPDSLVLPATFWAFFHTPEDHYLRFFYGNFTRALRMAALFITIFTSAIYISITTYHAEMIPPDLLLAIAASREKVPFPAVIEILIMELAFELIREAGLRVPSPIGPTIGIVGALILGQAAVEANIISPIVIIVVALGGLSSFAVSDISLNFAVRLMRFLFILSASMMGIYGMTAMFVGGLFYMVSIKSFGVPYLAPMSPNYKSSNDTIFRRLTKNEILRPGFLKSADLQKKTNGE, from the coding sequence ATGTTAAAGGAAATGCTCAGGCTGTTCAAAAAACAGCAGAAACAACCTCCTCGCTCAGCGGAGAAGCTGGTCGGAGAGCAGTCTGCATTAAAGGATCAGAAGTTCTCAGGGAGACTCGAAGACAATCTGTCGGTGATCAGGAAACTGTACAGTATTCCTGACAACAAGGATGTAAAATTGCGCGAAATGTACCTTGAGGGCTTCGGAAAAAATGCTGCCCTCATCTTCATCAGCACGATCTCAGATGTTAAGAGTATAGAAGAGAACATCCTCAAGCCCCTGGCAGAAAATACATCAGCAAATAAAAAGGTGAAGGATGTAGTTTCCATCCAGATGGTCCATGAAATAAATGTGTTCAAGGATGCCGTAAAGGATTTGAATAAAGGAAACGCCCTGCTCATATTGGATGGGGAAGCATGGGGATATGTTCTTGATTGTCCAGATTTCCAGAGCAGGGCAATCGAAAAGCCGGACAGTGAAATCTTAATCAAGGGACCGAAAGAGGCTTTTAATGAAAAGGTCGTAGTCAATATCTCGCTGCTCAGGAAGAAAATCAAAAATGAGAACTTGATAGTGGAAGCCGTTGAAGTCTCGCAACGTTCACACAATGATGTGTACATCGTTTATATTCGCGGACTTGCCAATGAAAAGCTGGTTGACAACATCAAGGAACGATTGGGGAGCCTTCAGGTGAATGCCATCCAGAACTTATCGCTGCTTGAAGAATATATTGAGGAAAGGAATTATTCATTATTTCCAAGTCTTCTTTCGACAGAGAGGCCTGACAGGGCAGCCTCTTTTTTAGAGGATGGTTATATCGTTCTATTAATGGATAACTCACCAGATAGTCTTGTTCTCCCTGCAACATTTTGGGCTTTTTTTCACACTCCTGAGGATCACTATCTTAGGTTCTTTTATGGAAACTTTACGAGAGCGTTAAGAATGGCAGCTCTTTTTATCACGATTTTCACATCTGCTATTTACATATCGATTACCACTTACCATGCTGAAATGATTCCGCCAGACTTGCTCCTTGCAATTGCCGCTTCACGGGAAAAGGTTCCTTTCCCTGCGGTGATTGAAATTTTGATCATGGAATTGGCCTTTGAATTGATCAGGGAAGCTGGGTTGCGAGTGCCAAGTCCAATAGGGCCGACGATCGGAATAGTTGGAGCACTTATTCTTGGCCAGGCAGCCGTTGAAGCGAATATCATTAGTCCGATTGTCATTATTGTCGTCGCTCTCGGTGGTCTCAGCTCGTTTGCAGTCAGTGATATAAGTTTGAACTTCGCCGTAAGACTGATGCGCTTTCTATTTATCCTGAGTGCGTCGATGATGGGCATTTATGGTATGACTGCAATGTTTGTCGGTGGGCTATTCTATATGGTTTCAATCAAGTCATTTGGTGTGCCGTATTTAGCGCCTATGTCACCAAATTACAAGTCATCGAATGATACAATTTTCCGCAGGCTGACGAAAAATGAAATCTTGAGGCCAGGCTTCTTGAAAAGTGCAGATCTACAAAAAAAGACTAATGGAGAATAG
- a CDS encoding DedA family protein has protein sequence MHAFIMNVLDWLSSLGYLGIALGLMLEIIPSEIVLGYGGYMISEGTIGFTGAVVAGTIGGTMAQLFLYWLGYLGGRPMLEKYGKYLLINKHHLEVSEKWFDQYGPGVIFSARFIPVVRHAISIPAGIAGMSAIKFTLYTVAAMIPWTIFFLYLGIVLGENWSGIKDVARPYIIPLSIIALGAGAVYLLAARKKTKV, from the coding sequence ATGCATGCATTCATTATGAATGTTTTGGACTGGCTGTCGAGCCTAGGATACTTAGGAATTGCCCTCGGGTTGATGCTTGAGATCATCCCAAGTGAAATTGTCCTTGGATATGGTGGGTATATGATTTCTGAGGGAACCATTGGGTTTACAGGGGCAGTGGTCGCGGGCACCATCGGCGGGACGATGGCACAGCTTTTTCTTTATTGGCTTGGTTATTTGGGCGGGCGCCCGATGCTTGAGAAGTACGGGAAATACTTATTGATCAACAAACACCATCTTGAAGTATCGGAAAAATGGTTCGATCAATATGGACCAGGGGTTATTTTTTCGGCAAGATTCATTCCGGTCGTGAGGCATGCGATATCGATACCTGCCGGGATTGCTGGCATGTCGGCCATCAAGTTCACGCTGTATACTGTAGCTGCGATGATTCCATGGACGATATTTTTCCTTTATCTCGGCATTGTCCTTGGCGAGAACTGGTCTGGCATCAAGGACGTGGCCAGGCCATACATAATTCCCCTCAGCATCATTGCACTGGGGGCAGGAGCCGTCTATTTATTGGCAGCACGGAAAAAAACTAAGGTTTGA
- a CDS encoding potassium channel family protein, translated as MSNLLYMRFIRLPILTRILMIAALMIFLFGSVIHFIEPKSFPTVFDGVWWAIITASTVGYGDYYPVSTPGRITAMILLLVGTGFLSSYFIHLSAATVTKQNAYAEGRVGYRGGDHIIIIGWNERSRTIIRSLIQSESIILIDDTLGSIPIKEDNLHFIRGRANKDETLLNARISTARKVIITSDQNLDELQADMNTILTLLAIKGLNPDIRCIAEIQTSEQVNNARRAGADELIPANALTSAVLLNSIASPEVVNPLLDLLGQLNGKHLSYIEPETTLMDKHFQEASSFLLRERNTILIGIKRGDDIIVNPKRNIKIKFDDQLLAISNDNDE; from the coding sequence ATGTCTAACCTTTTGTATATGCGCTTCATCAGGCTGCCAATTCTGACAAGAATCCTGATGATTGCCGCTTTGATGATTTTCCTTTTTGGATCGGTCATCCATTTTATTGAGCCCAAAAGCTTTCCGACCGTTTTCGATGGTGTCTGGTGGGCGATCATTACCGCATCAACAGTGGGATATGGTGATTATTACCCGGTTTCTACTCCAGGAAGAATAACGGCCATGATCCTGCTCCTGGTCGGGACAGGATTTTTATCATCCTATTTCATTCACCTGTCAGCAGCAACGGTTACCAAACAGAACGCATACGCGGAGGGGAGAGTTGGTTATAGAGGGGGCGATCATATCATCATCATCGGCTGGAATGAGAGGTCACGCACAATTATCAGGTCCCTCATTCAATCCGAATCCATTATCCTGATTGACGACACACTGGGTTCGATTCCAATCAAGGAAGACAATTTGCATTTTATCAGGGGCCGTGCGAACAAGGATGAAACATTACTGAATGCCCGTATCTCAACCGCCAGAAAAGTGATCATTACTTCTGATCAAAATCTGGATGAACTGCAGGCTGATATGAATACGATTCTTACACTGCTTGCGATCAAAGGGCTGAATCCTGATATACGCTGCATTGCAGAAATCCAAACGAGTGAACAGGTCAATAACGCCAGAAGGGCAGGGGCAGATGAACTGATCCCCGCTAATGCTTTGACCAGCGCAGTCCTTTTGAACAGCATCGCCTCTCCTGAGGTTGTGAATCCATTATTGGATTTGCTTGGCCAATTAAACGGCAAACACTTGTCTTATATTGAGCCTGAAACCACTCTGATGGACAAGCACTTCCAGGAAGCAAGCAGCTTTTTGCTGAGGGAACGAAATACGATCCTGATTGGCATAAAAAGAGGGGATGACATAATCGTCAACCCCAAAAGAAATATCAAAATTAAATTTGATGATCAACTTCTTGCCATTTCAAACGATAATGATGAATAG
- a CDS encoding YugN-like family protein, translating to MIEIQSELEGKHFDLYKLEQLLKPLGYSVGGNWDYDHGAFDYKIDDEVGYQFLRLPFKAIDGQLDSKGCTVALQRPFLLSHKYQRGLDDHAEIGNASASFNQFQEPVDKDASFPEKYIEVGRSLVREAEIALLHH from the coding sequence TTGATTGAGATACAATCTGAGCTTGAGGGCAAACATTTTGATCTTTATAAACTGGAACAGCTGCTTAAACCGTTGGGGTATTCCGTGGGGGGAAACTGGGATTATGACCATGGAGCCTTTGACTATAAAATTGATGACGAGGTGGGCTATCAATTTTTGCGTCTTCCCTTTAAGGCGATTGATGGACAACTCGACTCAAAAGGCTGCACTGTAGCACTTCAGCGTCCATTCCTTCTTTCGCATAAATATCAGCGTGGACTTGATGACCATGCGGAGATTGGAAATGCCAGCGCATCCTTCAACCAGTTCCAGGAACCGGTGGATAAGGATGCGAGTTTTCCAGAAAAGTACATTGAAGTGGGACGTTCACTTGTCCGCGAAGCAGAAATTGCCTTATTGCATCATTAA
- a CDS encoding glucose-6-phosphate isomerase encodes MTHVRFDYSKALSFFGEHEVTYLRDFVKVAHHSLHEKTGAGSDFLGWIDLPVDYDKEEFARIQKSAEKIKSDSDVLLVVGIGGSYLGARAALEFLQHSFYNALPKEKRNTPQVIFIGNNISSTYMTDVMDLLDGKDFSINVISKSGTTTEPAIAFRIFRKMLEEKYGVEEARKRIYATTDKARGALKTLADEEGYESFVIPDDVGGRYSVLTAVGLLPIAVSGSDIEAMMNGAAQAREDFGKSELEENPAYQYAAVRNALYNKGKTIEMLINYEPSLQYFSEWWKQLFGESEGKDQKGIYPSSANFSTDLHSLGQYVQEGRRDLFETIIKVEKPRHELTIEEAASDLDGLNYLAGKTVDFVNNKAFQGTMLAHTDGGVPNLVVEIPQLDEYTFGYLVYFFEKACAMSGYLLGVNPFDQPGVEAYKVNMFALLGKPGFEEKKAELEKRLK; translated from the coding sequence ATGACACATGTTCGTTTTGATTACTCAAAGGCGCTTAGCTTTTTTGGTGAACACGAAGTTACATATTTAAGGGATTTTGTAAAAGTAGCACACCATTCATTACATGAAAAAACGGGTGCAGGCAGCGACTTTTTAGGCTGGATCGATCTCCCTGTCGACTATGATAAAGAAGAATTTGCCCGCATCCAGAAGTCAGCAGAAAAGATCAAAAGTGATTCTGATGTCCTGCTAGTTGTCGGGATTGGCGGATCTTATCTTGGAGCACGTGCTGCACTTGAATTTTTACAGCACAGCTTCTATAACGCTCTTCCAAAAGAAAAGCGAAACACTCCGCAGGTTATTTTTATCGGCAACAACATCAGCTCAACTTATATGACTGATGTGATGGATCTTTTGGATGGAAAAGACTTCTCCATCAATGTGATCTCAAAATCCGGTACAACAACCGAGCCAGCGATTGCTTTCCGCATTTTCCGCAAGATGCTTGAGGAGAAGTATGGTGTGGAAGAAGCACGCAAACGCATTTACGCGACTACAGACAAAGCACGCGGTGCATTAAAGACACTCGCTGACGAGGAAGGCTATGAATCATTTGTGATTCCTGATGATGTTGGCGGCCGTTATTCTGTATTGACTGCAGTAGGCTTGCTGCCGATCGCTGTCAGCGGTTCAGATATCGAAGCCATGATGAATGGTGCGGCACAGGCAAGGGAAGACTTCGGCAAGTCAGAGCTTGAAGAAAATCCTGCATACCAGTATGCGGCAGTCCGCAACGCGCTTTACAACAAAGGCAAAACAATCGAAATGCTGATCAACTACGAGCCATCCCTTCAGTACTTCTCTGAATGGTGGAAGCAGTTGTTCGGCGAAAGTGAAGGAAAAGACCAGAAGGGAATCTACCCGTCATCAGCTAACTTCTCAACAGATCTTCACTCCCTTGGACAGTATGTGCAGGAAGGACGCCGCGATTTGTTCGAGACGATCATCAAGGTGGAAAAGCCTCGCCATGAGCTGACAATCGAAGAAGCTGCAAGCGATCTTGACGGCCTGAATTATCTTGCCGGCAAGACAGTTGATTTCGTGAATAACAAAGCGTTCCAAGGCACAATGCTTGCCCATACTGATGGAGGCGTACCGAATCTGGTTGTAGAAATTCCTCAGCTTGATGAATACACATTTGGCTACCTTGTGTACTTCTTTGAAAAAGCATGCGCGATGAGCGGCTACCTGCTTGGCGTGAACCCATTCGACCAGCCGGGCGTCGAAGCATACAAAGTGAACATGTTCGCATTGCTTGGAAAACCAGGCTTTGAAGAAAAGAAAGCTGAATTGGAAAAGCGACTTAAATAA
- a CDS encoding iron-containing alcohol dehydrogenase → MDNFTFYNPTKLIFGKGQLEELKNEVPQYGKKVLLVYGGGSIKRNGLYDSVMSTLKEIGAEVFELSGVEPNPRLSTVHKGVKICKEEGIEFLLAVGGGSVIDCTKAIAAGAKYDGDAWDLVTKKAFASEALPFGTVLTLAATGSEMNAGSVITNWETNEKYGWGSPVTFPKFSILDPVNTYSVPKNQTIYGIVDMMSHVFEHYFHLTENTEFQDRMCESLLLTVMETAPKLLDDLENYEYRATILYAGTMALNGILNMGYRGDWATHNIEHAVSAVYDIPHGGGLAILFPNWMKHNLKVKPERFKKMAVRVFGVNPDGKTDEEAGLEGIEKLREFWNSIGAPSRLADYDIDDSKLDLMADKAMANGEFGNFAKMNKDDVVEIYRMSL, encoded by the coding sequence ATGGACAACTTTACTTTTTATAATCCAACAAAACTGATTTTTGGCAAAGGCCAGCTTGAGGAACTTAAAAATGAGGTTCCGCAATACGGAAAGAAGGTACTGCTGGTTTATGGCGGCGGTAGCATCAAGCGTAATGGACTTTATGACTCTGTGATGAGCACTCTTAAAGAAATTGGAGCTGAAGTATTCGAGCTTTCCGGTGTGGAACCGAATCCCCGGCTTTCGACTGTCCATAAGGGCGTGAAAATCTGCAAAGAAGAAGGTATTGAATTCCTTCTGGCAGTAGGCGGAGGCAGCGTCATCGACTGCACAAAGGCAATTGCTGCCGGAGCAAAATATGATGGGGATGCATGGGACCTGGTAACCAAGAAAGCTTTTGCTTCTGAAGCTCTACCGTTTGGAACTGTGCTCACCTTGGCAGCAACGGGCTCAGAAATGAATGCCGGTTCTGTCATCACAAATTGGGAAACGAATGAAAAGTACGGCTGGGGAAGCCCGGTAACATTCCCGAAATTCTCGATCCTTGATCCTGTGAACACTTATTCAGTGCCGAAGAACCAGACGATTTATGGTATTGTCGACATGATGTCGCATGTTTTCGAACACTATTTCCATCTGACCGAGAATACGGAATTCCAGGATCGCATGTGCGAATCCCTGCTGTTGACTGTGATGGAAACAGCCCCAAAACTGCTTGATGACCTGGAAAACTATGAGTACCGTGCAACAATCCTTTACGCTGGAACGATGGCCTTGAACGGCATCCTGAATATGGGCTACCGCGGTGATTGGGCTACCCATAATATCGAGCACGCTGTATCTGCAGTATACGATATCCCTCACGGAGGCGGCCTGGCGATCCTGTTCCCGAACTGGATGAAGCATAATCTCAAAGTAAAACCAGAGCGATTCAAGAAAATGGCTGTCAGAGTATTCGGTGTGAATCCTGATGGCAAGACAGACGAAGAAGCTGGACTTGAAGGAATCGAAAAGCTTCGTGAATTCTGGAACAGCATCGGCGCACCATCACGACTCGCTGATTATGACATTGACGACAGCAAACTAGATTTGATGGCCGATAAAGCAATGGCGAACGGTGAATTTGGCAACTTTGCAAAAATGAATAAAGACGACGTAGTGGAAATCTATCGTATGTCATTGTAA
- a CDS encoding DUF378 domain-containing protein — MSGIQRAALVLTIIGAINWGLIGFFQFDLVAAIFGGQDSALSRIIYGLVGLAGLINIGLLFAPSEREERAAEPRATR; from the coding sequence ATGAGCGGTATTCAACGTGCAGCACTTGTTCTTACCATAATCGGGGCCATCAACTGGGGCTTAATCGGATTCTTCCAATTTGATCTTGTAGCAGCAATCTTTGGCGGCCAGGATTCAGCGTTGTCAAGAATCATCTATGGTTTGGTCGGACTTGCTGGCTTAATTAACATTGGACTTCTTTTCGCACCAAGCGAAAGAGAGGAAAGAGCAGCAGAACCACGCGCTACCCGATAA